One genomic segment of Gossypium arboreum isolate Shixiya-1 chromosome 3, ASM2569848v2, whole genome shotgun sequence includes these proteins:
- the LOC108472537 gene encoding uncharacterized protein LOC108472537 isoform X4, whose amino-acid sequence MNCHFVGSSQAMTTTTRLSRNSIVSIFKLSNSSDAALNLGPCSHKNVCSFGWKLHSQPCFIHVNNFRKMEWSVRSNVDASGFDPSSSNGGRPRLIRAIQGIQTKLGVRIQELRKNLPMKILFFLFSPDD is encoded by the exons ATGAATTGTCACTTTGTAGGTTCATCCCAAGCTATGACCACGACAACCAGGTTGTCTCGGAATTCTATTGTTTCCATTTTTAAGCTTTCCAATTCAAGTGATGCGGCTTTGAATCTTGGACCATGCTCTCATAAGAATGTTTGCTCCTTTGGATGGAAGCTCCATTCTCAGCCATGTTTCATTCATGTCAATAATTTCAG GAAAATGGAATGGTCTGTTAGAAGCAATGTGGATGCCAGTGGGTTTGATCCTTCTTCCAGCAACGGTGGGCGGCCCAGATTAATTAGGGCCATCCAAGGTATTCAAACCAAACTAGGTGTGAGGATTCAGGAGCTAAGGAAAAATCTCCCCATGAAGATACTCTTTTTCTTG TTTAGCCCAGATGACTGA
- the LOC108472537 gene encoding uncharacterized protein LOC108472537 isoform X1, producing the protein MNCHFVGSSQAMTTTTRLSRNSIVSIFKLSNSSDAALNLGPCSHKNVCSFGWKLHSQPCFIHVNNFRKMEWSVRSNVDASGFDPSSSNGGRPRLIRAIQGIQTKLGVRIQELRKNLPMKILFFLVGFYCATAFATFIGQTGDWDILSAALAVFVVEGIGALMYRASLPVLNNVRSLITIFNYWKAGLSLGLFLDSFKYELDKITGFSNPLSFDLDVFALFM; encoded by the exons ATGAATTGTCACTTTGTAGGTTCATCCCAAGCTATGACCACGACAACCAGGTTGTCTCGGAATTCTATTGTTTCCATTTTTAAGCTTTCCAATTCAAGTGATGCGGCTTTGAATCTTGGACCATGCTCTCATAAGAATGTTTGCTCCTTTGGATGGAAGCTCCATTCTCAGCCATGTTTCATTCATGTCAATAATTTCAG GAAAATGGAATGGTCTGTTAGAAGCAATGTGGATGCCAGTGGGTTTGATCCTTCTTCCAGCAACGGTGGGCGGCCCAGATTAATTAGGGCCATCCAAGGTATTCAAACCAAACTAGGTGTGAGGATTCAGGAGCTAAGGAAAAATCTCCCCATGAAGATACTCTTTTTCTTGGTAGGATTTTATTGTGCAACAGCATTTGCAACTTTTATTGGGCAGACAGGTGACTGGGATATCCTATCCGCTGCCTTGGCTGTGTTTGTTGTAGAGGGTATAGGAGCCCTCATGTATAGGGCTTCTCTTCCTGTACTCAACAATGTTAGGAGTCTGATCACCATATTTAACTATTGGAAAGCTGGCCTTTCTCTTGGTCTCTTCTTGGATTCATTTAAGTATGAATTGGATAAGATTACTGGCTTTAGCAATCCCTTGAGTTTTGACCTGGATGTGTTTGCTCTATTCATGTAG
- the LOC108472537 gene encoding ycf20-like protein isoform X2, translated as MTTTTRLSRNSIVSIFKLSNSSDAALNLGPCSHKNVCSFGWKLHSQPCFIHVNNFRKMEWSVRSNVDASGFDPSSSNGGRPRLIRAIQGIQTKLGVRIQELRKNLPMKILFFLVGFYCATAFATFIGQTGDWDILSAALAVFVVEGIGALMYRASLPVLNNVRSLITIFNYWKAGLSLGLFLDSFKYELDKITGFSNPLSFDLDVFALFM; from the exons ATGACCACGACAACCAGGTTGTCTCGGAATTCTATTGTTTCCATTTTTAAGCTTTCCAATTCAAGTGATGCGGCTTTGAATCTTGGACCATGCTCTCATAAGAATGTTTGCTCCTTTGGATGGAAGCTCCATTCTCAGCCATGTTTCATTCATGTCAATAATTTCAG GAAAATGGAATGGTCTGTTAGAAGCAATGTGGATGCCAGTGGGTTTGATCCTTCTTCCAGCAACGGTGGGCGGCCCAGATTAATTAGGGCCATCCAAGGTATTCAAACCAAACTAGGTGTGAGGATTCAGGAGCTAAGGAAAAATCTCCCCATGAAGATACTCTTTTTCTTGGTAGGATTTTATTGTGCAACAGCATTTGCAACTTTTATTGGGCAGACAGGTGACTGGGATATCCTATCCGCTGCCTTGGCTGTGTTTGTTGTAGAGGGTATAGGAGCCCTCATGTATAGGGCTTCTCTTCCTGTACTCAACAATGTTAGGAGTCTGATCACCATATTTAACTATTGGAAAGCTGGCCTTTCTCTTGGTCTCTTCTTGGATTCATTTAAGTATGAATTGGATAAGATTACTGGCTTTAGCAATCCCTTGAGTTTTGACCTGGATGTGTTTGCTCTATTCATGTAG
- the LOC108472537 gene encoding uncharacterized protein LOC108472537 isoform X3 — protein sequence MNCHFVGSSQAMTTTTRLSRNSIVSIFKLSNSSDAALNLGPCSHKNVCSFGWKLHSQPCFIHVNNFRKMEWSVRSNVDASGFDPSSSNGGRPRLIRAIQGIQTKLGVRIQELRKNLPMKILFFLPAAVTICCYGNISCIYHKKHNTS from the exons ATGAATTGTCACTTTGTAGGTTCATCCCAAGCTATGACCACGACAACCAGGTTGTCTCGGAATTCTATTGTTTCCATTTTTAAGCTTTCCAATTCAAGTGATGCGGCTTTGAATCTTGGACCATGCTCTCATAAGAATGTTTGCTCCTTTGGATGGAAGCTCCATTCTCAGCCATGTTTCATTCATGTCAATAATTTCAG GAAAATGGAATGGTCTGTTAGAAGCAATGTGGATGCCAGTGGGTTTGATCCTTCTTCCAGCAACGGTGGGCGGCCCAGATTAATTAGGGCCATCCAAGGTATTCAAACCAAACTAGGTGTGAGGATTCAGGAGCTAAGGAAAAATCTCCCCATGAAGATACTCTTTTTCTTG CCTGCTGCTGTTACCATATGCTGTTATGGTAACATATCATGCATCTATCATAAGAAACACAACACAAGTTAG